ATCAAGGAACTAATGCCTGTAGGAATTGTTGTTGCCACGCTCGATCCGATTGGGGATCGGCTTAATGGATCAGGCTCCTTTCGATCAAGGCTTCTCGCCTCGTGTTGCATGCGAACGGTGTCACGATCCTGCTCGACATATCGCTGAACTAATTGGGGGCACAGCACACATGAGGCACGATGTTGTCTACAAAGAACAAATTTCTGCCGTCGCGCAGGATCCTTTCCAGAGCGTCGCCACGGTTCTGATCTGTCAGAATCTCCTGCTTCGCACCGGCATTGGCCACGTGCTCTCCGGCACACGCTTCGCCTTGACGGCAGAGCCGTGTGACGATCCGTCGAATCTTCCGGCGCTCGACGATGCAATGCCCGTGCTTTTCATGATCTGCGAGAACAGGTCGACTGAGGAGCTCGTCGCCATGGTGGATGCGCTCAAGACGCAGCACCCGTTCTCGCGCGTGGTCGTCCTGGCCGACACGATGGATCCGGACGCCGCCATTCAGCTCTGCGGCGCCGGCATGGACGGGTTCTGCCCGACGAGCATGGATCGTCATGCCCTGGTCAAGGCTCTCGAAATCGTCGTCCTCGGCGAGACCTACATCCCGGCTTCGATCGGGCTGGCCCTTCTGGAACTGGCCCGACAGGGCCGGGCGCAATATGCCCATGATGGTGCGGGCGCGCCGTTCACCGCCTCCGCGGAGGCCCTCGACAAGCTGTCGGAACGGGAGGCTCAGATCCTCCGCTGCCTGACCCGTGGCGCCTCGAACAAGGTGATCGCGCGCGAGCTCGGCGTGGCGGAGGCCACGGTGAAGGTG
This region of Microvirga mediterraneensis genomic DNA includes:
- a CDS encoding LuxR C-terminal-related transcriptional regulator, whose amino-acid sequence is MRHDVVYKEQISAVAQDPFQSVATVLICQNLLLRTGIGHVLSGTRFALTAEPCDDPSNLPALDDAMPVLFMICENRSTEELVAMVDALKTQHPFSRVVVLADTMDPDAAIQLCGAGMDGFCPTSMDRHALVKALEIVVLGETYIPASIGLALLELARQGRAQYAHDGAGAPFTASAEALDKLSEREAQILRCLTRGASNKVIARELGVAEATVKVHIKAILRKVKATNRTQAAIWATGHFDLAQDNVRALAAGE